The sequence below is a genomic window from Natrinema salaciae.
TTGAGTTCCCGTACGGAGGATTAAACCGTCGGAAACAGGACGGAAACGGAGGCTATCGTTGAATTCATCGAGTTAGATACTCGATAACAATAGTAGCAGTTCCGGTAGCACCGTCCGGCGCAAGTACCCGTCGCCGATACCCTATGACCGACGCAGACTTCCACCAGCCAGATAGCGAGGCACCGTCACTCGAATTCGACCACGTCACGGTCGAGAACGACGACGCGCCGAACGAGTGCGTGATATTCCCTCACGAGGCCAGCGAAGCGAAGCTGATGACAACCTGGATCTCGGCGCACGACGACTCGTTCGTCGCTCTCGACTCGATGCGGTAGCTCCACCGATGCACCTGAGTCGCCCCGTCACCGCTGCCGGCTTCTGGCTCGGCACCCTGTTACCGATCGCCTATCTCCCCGTCATCCTCGCCGGGATCGACTCGATGAGCCGCTTCTCGCTGTTCGTCGTACTCCTGTTGATCCACGCGCTCGCCCTCGTCGTCGGCCACGACTATTCGGGGTCGCGGTCGCGGTGATCGCTCTCACCGGTTTCGTCTCGGCTCGTCGACGCGGCGTCTCGCCGCCGTCTCGAGTCGGCGGCGGGGTCGAGCGGAACGGTGTTTGGCGGACCGGGTGACACCACGCACGACGCTGCCGTCGCTACGGCTGGACCGGCACGCTCGAGATAGCGAGAAACGAGAGCCGCGTCGGCCGGCGCGGCTCACAGCGGCGGTTGGATGGCGCGCTCGCCCGTCAGTCCAGGCTGGCCGACCAGACCTGCGCTCTCGGCGTCCCGCAACTGTCACAGACGATCGCCCTGTTGTCCTTGTAGGTCTCCCGGACGAGTTCGCCGTCCGGACAGTGCTGACAGGACCGCCCCTCGAGTATCGCGAGTAACTGTCGTTGGCCGGCGGACTGCGACGACTCTGACTTTGCCATGTATGCACTGCATATGGGATATCGGCGAAACGGTTGGCCATGCCTATGCAGCGTTGCACGCGCCTCGAGTCGAAGCGCCTATGCTTCTCTCCAGTGTACGGCCGCTGAATGTGGCCCTGGGGACACTTCGCCGTCGCCTACCTGTTG
It includes:
- a CDS encoding HVO_A0556 family zinc finger protein yields the protein MAKSESSQSAGQRQLLAILEGRSCQHCPDGELVRETYKDNRAIVCDSCGTPRAQVWSASLD
- a CDS encoding DUF7511 domain-containing protein produces the protein MTDADFHQPDSEAPSLEFDHVTVENDDAPNECVIFPHEASEAKLMTTWISAHDDSFVALDSMR